The proteins below are encoded in one region of Aequorivita iocasae:
- the ku gene encoding non-homologous end joining protein Ku, translating to MRSIWNGSISFGLVSIPIKMYSASEDRKLDLDMLDVHDNARIRYKRINEETGKEVAWKDIVKGFKKDDAYIVLEKEDFEKANMKKSKTIDIEEFVEEAQVSDLLFKKPYFLEPQKEGGKSYNLLRDALKKTKKLGVATFVMRQKENLSLIGVYKNALVVHVIRFADEIRDPEDLKLPTAKVSKKEVDMALSLIENYTTDFKLEKYKDVYNKQLMKIIKNKASGKKSRTKKVDTTPTAANDLMAKLKASLEKKKSKAS from the coding sequence ATGAGATCAATTTGGAATGGTTCAATAAGTTTTGGTTTGGTGTCAATTCCCATAAAAATGTACAGTGCTTCCGAAGACAGAAAACTTGACCTGGACATGCTTGATGTACACGACAATGCCCGAATACGGTATAAACGCATCAACGAGGAAACAGGAAAAGAAGTAGCATGGAAGGACATCGTGAAAGGCTTTAAAAAGGATGATGCTTATATTGTGCTGGAGAAAGAAGATTTTGAAAAGGCAAATATGAAAAAGAGCAAAACAATAGATATAGAAGAATTTGTAGAGGAAGCCCAAGTTTCCGATCTTCTTTTTAAAAAGCCTTATTTTTTGGAACCACAAAAGGAAGGTGGAAAAAGCTATAACCTTTTACGCGATGCCCTTAAAAAAACAAAGAAACTGGGCGTTGCTACTTTCGTTATGCGCCAAAAGGAAAACTTAAGTCTTATAGGAGTCTATAAAAATGCCCTGGTAGTTCACGTTATCCGCTTTGCCGATGAAATCAGGGACCCCGAGGATTTGAAATTACCCACTGCCAAAGTTTCTAAAAAAGAAGTGGATATGGCGCTTTCACTTATTGAAAATTACACTACCGACTTCAAACTTGAAAAATATAAAGATGTTTACAACAAACAGTTGATGAAAATAATCAAAAACAAAGCATCTGGAAAGAAATCACGTACTAAGAAAGTAGATACCACCCCCACCGCCGCCAACGATCTTATGGCAAAACTTAAGGCCAGCCTTGAAAAGAAAAAAAGTAAAGCTTCCTAA
- the ligD gene encoding DNA ligase D, with the protein MALQDYIKKRKFNKTPEPEGELDDNNAYRFVIQRHKASHLHYDLRLEMEGVLKSWAVPKGPSMNPSDKRLAIMTEDHPVKYLTFHGVIPKGNYGAGVMDIWDEGTYQVLEDEDPVKQLKNGDLKIEFYGKKIKGAFALVKMKRDTEKNQWLLIKKKDAFSTDLHYDAEIFASKKKVAKPGKLKPLNTKTYIEPMLASTGKKIFKDPDWVFELKWDGYRVLANIQDGHVELYSRNGISYNKKFASIKKELENVSNDCILDGEVVLVNKKGNSDFQKLQNYDAGTSGDQLKYYVFDLLHLNGHDTLGLSLLERKSLLPEILKDLDNVVYCDHIKAMGPTLYKRAIDAGMEGVIAKKADSTYTPGYRTSNWLKIKSTNTEEAIICGYTDSVTGGALFGSLILGMFHGKKLIYVGNCGTGYSNAEQKEILEKLKAIETDTNPFEKKITLKGRNPHWVTPQLICEVKFSEWTKNGIMRHPVYKGLRKDKDLEEIRPQSKKTSTSTPASASSLEIDGISVPVTNLEKVYWPASGYTKYDLIDYYLNISETILPYLKDRPQNLHRHPNGIQKKGFYQKDNESLPDWVESIKIYSESSKKEIDYLLCQNEATLLYMANLGCIEINPWNSTIKNLDKPTYTVIDIDPSDKNNFEQVIEVALAAKEVLDLAKIKGLCKTSGSSGMHIYIPLGEKYNYEQARDFTKLLCYYIHEKLPKLTSMERVVKLRKNKIYLDFLQNRRGQTLAAPYCVRPKPGGTVSAPLLWKEVKPGLDLSSFTLKNMPQRISQKGDLFKAVLEKGIDMKKTIEILNSHEG; encoded by the coding sequence GTGGCACTGCAGGATTACATAAAAAAACGAAAATTCAACAAAACACCAGAACCAGAAGGCGAACTGGATGATAATAATGCTTATCGCTTTGTGATCCAAAGGCACAAGGCTAGCCATTTGCATTACGATCTACGTCTTGAAATGGAAGGCGTACTAAAAAGTTGGGCAGTACCAAAAGGTCCTTCCATGAATCCCTCAGATAAACGATTGGCCATTATGACCGAAGATCATCCTGTAAAATACCTCACGTTCCACGGCGTAATTCCAAAAGGAAATTATGGCGCTGGGGTGATGGACATTTGGGACGAGGGTACCTATCAAGTTCTGGAGGATGAAGATCCAGTTAAACAATTAAAAAATGGCGACCTTAAAATTGAATTCTACGGAAAAAAAATAAAAGGAGCTTTCGCTCTAGTGAAAATGAAAAGGGATACTGAAAAGAACCAATGGTTACTGATCAAAAAAAAGGATGCCTTTTCAACAGATCTACATTATGATGCCGAGATTTTCGCATCAAAAAAAAAAGTAGCTAAACCCGGAAAATTAAAACCCCTAAATACCAAAACCTATATTGAACCAATGCTGGCCAGCACGGGAAAAAAAATATTTAAGGACCCCGATTGGGTTTTTGAGTTGAAATGGGACGGCTACCGTGTGTTGGCCAATATTCAGGATGGCCATGTGGAGCTATATTCCCGCAATGGCATTTCCTACAATAAAAAATTTGCTTCCATTAAAAAGGAATTGGAAAATGTGTCTAACGATTGTATCCTCGATGGGGAAGTGGTACTTGTAAATAAAAAAGGAAACTCCGATTTTCAAAAACTTCAAAATTACGATGCGGGCACTTCTGGAGATCAATTGAAATATTATGTGTTCGACTTGCTCCACCTAAACGGCCACGATACTTTGGGGCTTAGTCTGCTGGAACGCAAAAGCCTCTTGCCAGAAATATTGAAGGACTTAGATAACGTAGTTTATTGTGACCATATCAAGGCAATGGGCCCCACACTCTACAAACGCGCAATAGATGCAGGGATGGAAGGGGTAATTGCGAAAAAAGCCGATTCAACTTATACTCCTGGCTACCGAACTTCAAATTGGCTAAAAATTAAAAGTACCAATACCGAAGAAGCTATTATTTGTGGCTATACCGATTCTGTTACTGGCGGAGCTCTTTTTGGTTCGCTTATTTTGGGAATGTTCCATGGGAAGAAACTTATCTATGTGGGCAATTGCGGTACCGGCTATTCCAATGCGGAACAAAAAGAAATATTAGAGAAGCTTAAGGCCATTGAAACGGATACCAATCCTTTTGAAAAAAAAATTACCTTAAAGGGAAGAAACCCCCACTGGGTAACGCCACAATTAATCTGTGAGGTGAAATTCTCCGAATGGACAAAAAACGGAATAATGCGGCACCCTGTATATAAAGGGTTGCGGAAGGATAAGGATTTGGAGGAAATAAGGCCACAGTCAAAAAAGACTTCCACAAGTACTCCTGCCAGCGCTTCCTCACTGGAGATAGATGGTATATCTGTGCCTGTTACGAATCTAGAAAAAGTGTATTGGCCCGCATCAGGATATACCAAATATGATTTGATTGACTATTATTTAAATATTTCTGAAACCATTTTGCCATATTTAAAGGATCGTCCACAAAACCTTCACCGTCATCCTAACGGTATTCAAAAAAAAGGTTTTTACCAAAAAGACAACGAGTCATTGCCCGACTGGGTGGAATCAATTAAAATTTATTCCGAATCTTCCAAAAAAGAGATTGACTATCTGCTTTGCCAAAATGAGGCCACTTTACTTTATATGGCAAATCTAGGCTGCATCGAAATTAATCCGTGGAATTCCACAATTAAGAATTTAGATAAACCCACCTATACGGTAATAGACATTGATCCTTCTGATAAAAATAATTTTGAACAGGTAATAGAAGTTGCATTAGCAGCTAAAGAAGTATTGGATTTGGCGAAAATTAAGGGGTTGTGCAAAACTTCTGGATCCAGTGGCATGCATATCTATATTCCATTGGGAGAAAAATATAATTATGAGCAAGCGCGTGACTTCACCAAATTATTGTGCTATTACATCCACGAAAAATTACCAAAACTCACCAGTATGGAGCGTGTGGTGAAGCTTAGAAAAAATAAAATATATCTAGATTTTTTACAAAACAGACGGGGTCAAACCTTGGCAGCTCCCTATTGTGTACGACCAAAGCCCGGGGGTACTGTTTCCGCACCCCTATTGTGGAAGGAGGTAAAACCAGGTTTGGATCTTTCCAGTTTTACTCTTAAGAATATGCCGCAACGAATCTCCCAAAAGGGTGATTTATTTAAAGCTGTATTAGAAAAGGGAATTGATATGAAAAAGACGATTGAAATTTTAAATTCTCATGAGGGTTGA
- a CDS encoding DUF1989 domain-containing protein, with protein sequence MIEEIAPQTGAAFTLKKGERLRVIDPQGMQVSDMVLFNEHDIREKISSGKTLDFEESILISTGNHLWSNRSRKMVKILEDTNGRNDFLLAPCSPETFQIMYDNPEYHPSCFENLYTNLKPFNIFPDDIPTAFNIFMNVQFDSNGKLSVLPPMSQPNDFVLFEAQMDLIVGLTACSAEDSNGGTFKPIQYEIIIN encoded by the coding sequence ATGATAGAGGAGATTGCCCCCCAAACAGGGGCTGCGTTTACATTAAAAAAAGGTGAAAGATTACGTGTTATAGATCCGCAGGGAATGCAGGTAAGCGATATGGTACTTTTTAATGAACACGATATACGTGAAAAGATATCATCTGGTAAAACCTTAGATTTTGAGGAAAGCATACTTATTAGTACCGGAAACCATCTATGGAGCAACCGTAGCCGTAAGATGGTGAAGATACTGGAGGACACCAATGGCAGAAATGATTTTTTATTGGCGCCCTGCAGTCCCGAAACCTTTCAGATAATGTATGATAATCCTGAATACCACCCCAGCTGTTTTGAAAACCTTTATACAAATTTGAAACCGTTCAATATTTTTCCCGATGACATTCCCACAGCCTTTAATATTTTTATGAATGTACAGTTTGACAGTAATGGCAAGCTCTCGGTCTTGCCCCCTATGAGCCAGCCAAATGATTTTGTACTCTTTGAGGCCCAAATGGATTTAATAGTTGGCCTTACAGCCTGCTCGGCCGAAGATAGCAATGGGGGCACATTTAAGCCGATTCAGTATGAAATTATTATAAATTAA
- a CDS encoding MgtC/SapB family protein codes for MEPISSFEFILNTVIAMIAGICVGIERQMKNKNAGLKTNALVAVGAAIFIGISFQYIDLPNVDLTRITGQIIVGVGFLGAGVIVKRKREISGLATAAAIWCSAALGCLAALSMYIELAASTLIIVIVNLVLGYYNKKIYKKNHKDHIKK; via the coding sequence ATGGAGCCCATAAGTAGCTTTGAATTTATATTAAATACCGTAATTGCAATGATAGCTGGAATCTGTGTAGGGATAGAACGCCAGATGAAAAATAAGAATGCAGGACTTAAGACCAACGCATTGGTAGCTGTGGGAGCCGCTATATTTATTGGAATCTCATTTCAATATATTGATTTGCCTAATGTAGATTTAACCCGAATTACAGGTCAAATTATTGTAGGCGTGGGTTTTTTGGGCGCAGGCGTTATAGTAAAACGCAAAAGAGAAATATCTGGCCTGGCAACCGCGGCCGCTATTTGGTGCAGTGCGGCGCTGGGGTGTTTGGCAGCCTTGAGTATGTATATAGAACTGGCAGCAAGTACGCTTATAATAGTTATTGTAAATTTGGTGTTGGGCTATTACAACAAGAAGATTTATAAAAAGAACCATAAAGATCACATCAAAAAATAA
- the gntA gene encoding guanitoxin biosynthesis heme-dependent pre-guanitoxin N-hydroxylase GntA produces MKPSIQSQGNDAISRDFKNFILEENHPCIMANTVFQMEKYQLNVYESLGSKKTAIALMADLKNYIAHYDFESKDFESFIAVFPEAEVVSEIEFENLLWRQLQFLHEIDIKPWDPTVSEDPNNPNFSFSLGGKAFYVVGLHPLASRMARRSPYPTLVFNLHSQFEKLREMGVYYKVRDKIRERDAALQGSINPVLQDFGEESEARQYSGRQVGQTWKCPFHHK; encoded by the coding sequence ATGAAACCATCAATACAATCACAAGGAAACGATGCTATATCCCGTGATTTTAAAAACTTCATTTTAGAAGAAAATCATCCCTGCATTATGGCCAATACGGTTTTCCAAATGGAAAAGTACCAATTAAACGTTTATGAGAGTTTGGGGAGCAAAAAAACTGCGATCGCCTTAATGGCCGACCTAAAAAACTATATAGCCCATTACGATTTTGAGAGTAAGGATTTTGAGTCATTTATTGCCGTATTTCCAGAGGCGGAGGTAGTAAGTGAGATAGAATTTGAAAATCTTTTATGGCGTCAATTACAGTTTTTGCATGAAATAGATATAAAGCCATGGGACCCGACGGTAAGTGAAGATCCCAATAATCCAAACTTTAGTTTCAGTCTGGGAGGAAAAGCTTTTTATGTAGTAGGCCTTCATCCCCTAGCATCGCGCATGGCACGCCGCTCCCCTTACCCTACCTTAGTATTCAATCTACATTCCCAATTTGAAAAGTTACGCGAGATGGGCGTTTACTATAAAGTGCGCGATAAGATAAGGGAGCGTGATGCTGCTCTGCAAGGAAGCATTAACCCAGTATTGCAGGATTTTGGGGAGGAAAGTGAAGCACGCCAATACAGTGGCCGACAGGTAGGGCAAACCTGGAAGTGCCCCTTTCACCATAAATAA
- a CDS encoding SemiSWEET transporter — protein MEEQILGFIAGILTTVAVLPQLVKSWMTKKVMDISPFMFVLLLGGVGLWVIYGIIKNDYPIILTNGISFLLNSSMLLLMLLYKSKD, from the coding sequence ATGGAAGAGCAAATTTTAGGGTTTATTGCCGGAATACTTACTACAGTGGCCGTATTGCCCCAGCTTGTAAAATCCTGGATGACCAAGAAAGTGATGGATATTTCGCCCTTTATGTTTGTATTGCTCTTGGGCGGGGTAGGCCTGTGGGTGATATATGGCATTATTAAAAATGACTACCCCATCATCCTCACCAATGGAATTTCATTTTTGCTGAACTCATCTATGTTACTGCTTATGTTGCTTTATAAATCAAAAGATTAA
- a CDS encoding DUF421 domain-containing protein — MEKILDLTWSSAGRIVISCLGIYILVIAFTRIFGKRSFSKMSSFDFAMTVAVGSLIATTVLSSTVSLAEGALGLLAIYFFQLSAAFFRRYKPFQNAIDNTPLLLMEHKDIFHDNLRKARVTEGDLRAKLREANVTDYSEIEAVVFETTGDITVLHSEDMNQHLKAWLLTDVDR, encoded by the coding sequence ATGGAAAAAATATTAGACCTTACATGGTCCAGTGCCGGGCGGATAGTAATAAGCTGTTTAGGGATTTATATATTAGTGATTGCCTTTACGCGCATTTTCGGAAAACGGAGCTTCAGTAAAATGTCCAGTTTTGATTTTGCCATGACCGTGGCAGTGGGGTCGCTAATTGCCACTACGGTTTTGTCCAGTACCGTGTCTTTGGCTGAGGGAGCGCTAGGGCTACTGGCTATTTATTTCTTTCAACTATCGGCAGCATTCTTTAGGCGTTATAAGCCGTTTCAAAATGCTATAGACAATACTCCCTTATTGTTAATGGAACATAAGGATATATTTCATGATAATCTAAGAAAAGCCAGGGTAACCGAGGGAGATTTGCGCGCTAAATTACGGGAAGCCAATGTAACTGATTATTCAGAAATAGAGGCGGTGGTTTTTGAAACAACGGGTGATATTACCGTATTGCATAGTGAAGATATGAACCAGCACCTTAAGGCCTGGCTCTTAACGGATGTGGACCGATAA
- a CDS encoding YciE/YciF ferroxidase family protein — MKDLKELFEHQLKDLYSAEDQLTKALPKMVKNAKDAKLKKAFEDHLEETKEHKQRLKEICDNLDIDPSGETCKAMKGLIKEAEDFLDEVKDDDVKNAGMIAEAQRVEHYEISGYGTAVRYAKELGHDAIAKKLQKTLDEEYNADKKLNDLAEKRLNDKAK, encoded by the coding sequence ATGAAAGACTTAAAAGAATTATTTGAACATCAATTAAAGGATCTTTACAGTGCTGAAGATCAATTGACAAAGGCATTACCTAAAATGGTAAAGAATGCGAAGGACGCGAAACTCAAAAAAGCTTTTGAGGACCATTTGGAAGAAACCAAGGAGCACAAGCAACGCCTAAAGGAAATTTGTGATAATCTGGACATTGATCCGAGCGGGGAGACCTGTAAGGCAATGAAGGGATTGATAAAGGAAGCCGAGGATTTTCTCGATGAGGTGAAGGACGATGATGTAAAGAATGCCGGAATGATAGCCGAGGCGCAACGAGTGGAGCACTATGAGATTTCGGGCTACGGCACGGCAGTGCGCTATGCCAAGGAGTTGGGCCATGACGCTATTGCAAAGAAACTTCAGAAGACATTGGACGAAGAGTATAATGCCGACAAAAAACTGAATGATCTTGCAGAAAAACGATTAAACGATAAGGCCAAATAA
- a CDS encoding VOC family protein → MRIEAYLSFRGQCQEAFNYYQEIFGGEIVNIETYENKAIDLPENYRTQWQHAELRGKNFTILGYDAAPDTPLTDGTNMHLGVDMDNEGGAKFAFAELSKGGKVHTSFQKTSWGAHYGRCTDKYGINWMVNFKE, encoded by the coding sequence ATGAGAATTGAAGCCTATTTATCATTCAGAGGTCAATGTCAAGAGGCCTTTAACTATTATCAAGAAATTTTTGGAGGTGAAATAGTAAATATTGAGACATATGAGAACAAAGCTATTGACCTCCCCGAAAATTACAGAACCCAATGGCAGCATGCGGAGTTAAGAGGAAAAAATTTTACAATACTTGGATACGATGCCGCCCCAGACACTCCCTTAACCGATGGAACTAATATGCACTTAGGTGTGGATATGGATAATGAGGGGGGCGCAAAGTTTGCATTTGCCGAATTATCAAAAGGGGGAAAAGTACACACCTCTTTTCAAAAAACCTCGTGGGGGGCACATTACGGCAGATGTACCGACAAATACGGAATTAATTGGATGGTTAACTTCAAAGAATAA
- a CDS encoding DUF1328 family protein: protein MIRWIIIFLVIAIIAAIFGFGGIAEGAADIAQIIFYIFLVLLVLGLLSRLFRR, encoded by the coding sequence ATGATACGATGGATTATTATTTTTCTAGTAATTGCTATTATCGCTGCCATTTTTGGATTTGGTGGAATAGCTGAAGGTGCAGCGGACATTGCCCAGATTATTTTTTACATTTTCTTGGTGCTATTAGTATTGGGGCTTTTGTCACGCCTTTTTAGAAGATAA
- a CDS encoding peptidoglycan DD-metalloendopeptidase family protein: MTAKKIIRVGASKKKTPLTNVATSKKRMVKSTPKTTVKTPVRPTIAKRGKVSASTIKKVGTVAQVRHFKFAEEKPLRFDPKKVNAEVFKRGANAPKNIEFAMEPTEGGVVLFHPTPGFTSQEKQLAQLSIWVKIYNKGTETVDLDEVILEYKKGNTTVKKEVYLPTDKLVIEPAHSANWQNSREYHENGDVVFLEAPFPTSVKLSFKFKNYSGALSVTKSLKPYEHAVALPFSKNDFGDEEYISGYSMHGGGSQVFAYDLVVDAYEDKAWRGVLPGKDGSKNEDHRIWGKPIRAMADGTVLHFENNIPNNWKPDGSEAGMKKQKDELWGSFDYGGSGNHFYIRHGNVVALYAHMQKGSLTSGLLKKGATVKKGAILGKAGNAGNSSGPHLHIHIKAYKNDSEPDSGAFRPLLFNTGYAIGKDNYKTPKSNINWSKLNTQGIPGQKSKACFVAMEHPYCEYPTNWGEVAKQGVSHANYQTEFDKIWTCGYYPVWVDGFDVNGKTYFNVIFRPSKKVAWVARHDMDGKKYQAEFDKWNEEGYRLININSYLLKGKLRYAAVWKKDNSVKWMAYHGQPLAWHEANFEKHHKAGWVPVNVSCVFVGSKTYVAALWEKKSTGGFYLRPEMDLQAFKNYFKDYSEKKKFKLVYLDAYVKGGKPQLSGIWYKNAPDYNTWWEKHHLSSTQYQTEYTNMLSKGYLTRCVVGYEADNKATYEGIWSK; the protein is encoded by the coding sequence ATGACTGCAAAAAAAATTATTAGAGTTGGGGCTTCTAAAAAAAAGACGCCCTTGACAAATGTTGCCACCTCTAAAAAAAGGATGGTAAAGAGCACTCCCAAAACAACTGTAAAAACCCCTGTACGTCCCACCATTGCTAAGCGGGGAAAAGTTTCTGCCAGTACGATAAAAAAGGTAGGCACTGTGGCCCAAGTGAGGCACTTTAAGTTTGCTGAGGAGAAGCCTCTTCGGTTTGATCCCAAAAAAGTTAATGCTGAGGTTTTTAAAAGAGGCGCCAATGCCCCCAAAAACATTGAGTTTGCCATGGAACCCACCGAGGGCGGTGTGGTGCTTTTTCATCCAACCCCAGGATTTACGAGCCAAGAAAAGCAATTGGCGCAACTTTCCATCTGGGTTAAAATCTATAACAAAGGCACGGAAACGGTTGATCTTGACGAAGTAATTTTGGAATATAAAAAGGGCAATACTACCGTAAAAAAGGAGGTGTATCTGCCCACAGATAAACTTGTTATTGAGCCTGCCCATTCCGCCAATTGGCAGAATAGTCGTGAATATCATGAGAATGGCGATGTGGTTTTTCTGGAGGCTCCATTTCCGACTAGTGTAAAATTGAGCTTTAAATTTAAAAACTATAGTGGGGCGCTCTCAGTTACCAAAAGTCTAAAACCCTATGAGCACGCAGTTGCACTTCCTTTTAGTAAAAATGATTTTGGCGATGAGGAATACATTTCCGGTTATTCCATGCACGGTGGCGGCAGCCAGGTGTTTGCTTATGATCTGGTTGTGGATGCTTATGAGGATAAAGCTTGGCGAGGGGTGCTCCCTGGCAAGGACGGGAGTAAAAATGAAGACCATCGTATCTGGGGTAAGCCTATAAGGGCAATGGCAGATGGCACCGTGCTACATTTTGAAAACAACATTCCCAACAATTGGAAACCCGATGGGTCAGAGGCAGGAATGAAAAAGCAAAAAGATGAGCTTTGGGGTTCATTTGATTATGGTGGCTCCGGCAATCATTTCTACATACGTCACGGCAATGTGGTTGCTCTATATGCCCACATGCAGAAAGGTTCATTAACCAGTGGCTTACTAAAAAAGGGCGCAACCGTTAAAAAAGGTGCCATTCTGGGAAAAGCTGGCAATGCGGGCAACTCCAGTGGCCCGCACCTACACATACATATAAAGGCATATAAAAACGATAGCGAACCGGACAGCGGTGCTTTTAGACCATTACTGTTCAACACGGGCTATGCAATAGGAAAGGATAATTATAAAACTCCGAAATCCAATATCAATTGGTCTAAGCTAAATACCCAAGGTATTCCAGGACAAAAAAGTAAGGCGTGTTTTGTAGCAATGGAACATCCCTATTGTGAATATCCAACCAATTGGGGTGAAGTGGCAAAACAGGGAGTATCTCATGCTAATTATCAAACAGAGTTTGACAAGATTTGGACATGTGGCTATTATCCCGTATGGGTTGATGGTTTTGATGTAAACGGAAAAACCTATTTCAACGTTATTTTCCGCCCTTCAAAAAAAGTGGCCTGGGTAGCACGGCACGATATGGATGGCAAAAAATACCAAGCTGAATTTGACAAATGGAACGAAGAGGGATATAGGCTTATAAATATAAACTCCTATCTGTTAAAAGGCAAGTTGCGGTATGCAGCAGTATGGAAAAAAGATAATTCTGTAAAATGGATGGCCTATCATGGACAGCCACTTGCCTGGCATGAGGCTAATTTTGAAAAACATCATAAGGCAGGTTGGGTGCCGGTAAATGTTTCCTGTGTTTTCGTAGGCTCAAAAACATATGTTGCAGCCCTTTGGGAAAAGAAAAGCACTGGTGGTTTTTACTTACGGCCTGAAATGGATCTGCAAGCCTTTAAAAATTACTTTAAGGATTATTCCGAAAAGAAAAAGTTCAAACTCGTCTATTTGGACGCTTATGTAAAAGGAGGAAAACCACAATTGAGTGGAATATGGTATAAAAATGCACCCGACTATAATACGTGGTGGGAAAAACACCATCTCTCTAGCACACAATACCAAACTGAATATACCAATATGCTTTCCAAAGGCTATCTTACCCGTTGTGTTGTGGGTTACGAAGCTGATAATAAAGCAACTTATGAAGGTATTTGGTCTAAATAA
- a CDS encoding helix-turn-helix domain-containing protein, with amino-acid sequence MPKIVNIPPSIFLAPFVRNYTLLDFNTNEAGLIWPCYSGPEMCLLFFQGAFPKNLAINYAPSLDQVLTRIWLKGLFTQFKESWKFKGKYSIFKIQFTPNGFHSLFELPLKEFKDKIVDAQAVFGKEILPYCEQLQQAQTIHEMAALTDEFLKSYVVQRKLSSTKKSVALVCNAIVQSNCAISIEEYAAMAKMSIRNFERNFIKQVGTTPKVFCRLLRFHRAIQTKLINPSKCWTSIALDCDYYDQMHMIRDFKKIAGISPTGLFENNYPSSLRIKNVKRSIAI; translated from the coding sequence ATGCCCAAAATAGTAAACATACCACCCAGTATTTTCTTGGCGCCTTTTGTACGCAATTATACCCTTTTGGACTTTAATACTAATGAGGCAGGGCTAATTTGGCCATGTTATTCCGGTCCCGAAATGTGCCTACTTTTTTTTCAGGGTGCGTTTCCTAAAAATTTGGCAATTAACTACGCTCCATCCCTAGACCAAGTATTAACGCGTATTTGGTTAAAAGGGCTTTTTACCCAATTTAAAGAAAGTTGGAAATTTAAGGGGAAGTATTCCATTTTCAAAATACAGTTTACCCCTAATGGCTTTCATAGCCTGTTTGAACTGCCTTTAAAGGAATTCAAAGATAAAATTGTGGATGCCCAGGCTGTTTTTGGCAAGGAAATTTTACCGTATTGCGAACAGTTGCAGCAGGCACAGACCATACATGAAATGGCCGCACTTACCGATGAATTTTTAAAGAGTTATGTAGTTCAAAGAAAATTAAGTAGTACCAAAAAAAGCGTAGCCCTGGTTTGCAATGCAATAGTGCAGTCTAATTGTGCAATATCGATAGAAGAGTATGCAGCAATGGCCAAGATGAGTATTCGCAATTTTGAACGAAATTTTATAAAACAGGTGGGAACAACCCCCAAGGTGTTTTGCCGTTTACTGCGCTTCCATCGTGCCATACAAACAAAACTCATAAACCCCAGTAAATGTTGGACCAGTATTGCACTGGATTGTGATTATTATGACCAGATGCACATGATTCGGGATTTCAAAAAAATTGCTGGCATCTCCCCGACAGGGCTTTTTGAAAATAACTATCCTTCTTCCCTTCGTATTAAAAATGTAAAACGATCTATCGCAATATAA